In the genome of Flavobacterium panacagri, one region contains:
- the purD gene encoding phosphoribosylamine--glycine ligase, translating to MTILLLGSGGREHAFAWKMTQSPLCEKLFVVPGNAGTAAIAENVAISATDFEAVKALVLKENISLVVVGPEDPLVKGIYDYFKNDESLKHIPVIGPSKIGAQLEGSKEFAKEFLMKHNIPTAAYDSFTAETVEEGCKFLETLQPPYVLKADGLAAGKGVLIIQDLEEAKTELRNMLVHAKFGTASAKVVIEEFLDGIELSCFVLTDGKSYKILPTAKDYKRIGEGDTGLNTGGMGAVSPVPYVDAVLMEKIETRIVKPTIEGFQKDGIEYKGFVFIGLINVKGEPIVIEYNVRMGDPETEVVVPRLKSDLVELFLSVADQKLGDFNLEVDPRSATTVMVVSGGYPEDFEKGKVISGLENIEDSIVFHAGTKLDNGNVVTNGGRVIAITSYGDNFQEAIKKSYQNIDKLSFDKMYFRKDIGFDLI from the coding sequence ATGACAATTTTATTATTGGGATCAGGCGGAAGAGAGCATGCATTTGCATGGAAAATGACTCAGAGTCCGCTTTGCGAAAAACTTTTTGTAGTACCTGGAAATGCAGGAACTGCTGCAATTGCTGAAAACGTGGCAATTTCTGCGACAGATTTTGAAGCCGTAAAAGCTTTAGTACTTAAAGAAAATATAAGTTTAGTAGTTGTAGGGCCTGAAGATCCATTGGTAAAAGGTATTTACGACTATTTTAAAAACGACGAAAGTTTAAAACATATTCCAGTAATTGGCCCATCTAAAATTGGTGCTCAATTAGAAGGAAGTAAAGAATTTGCAAAAGAATTCTTGATGAAACACAACATCCCAACTGCTGCTTATGACAGTTTTACTGCCGAAACAGTTGAAGAAGGATGTAAATTTCTGGAAACATTACAGCCTCCTTATGTTTTAAAAGCAGATGGTTTAGCCGCTGGAAAAGGAGTGTTGATTATTCAGGATCTTGAAGAAGCAAAAACAGAATTGAGAAATATGCTGGTTCATGCTAAATTTGGAACAGCAAGTGCAAAAGTTGTAATTGAAGAATTCTTGGACGGAATTGAATTAAGCTGTTTCGTTTTAACTGACGGAAAAAGCTATAAAATACTTCCAACGGCAAAAGATTACAAGCGAATTGGAGAAGGAGATACAGGTTTAAACACAGGTGGAATGGGAGCAGTTTCTCCAGTTCCTTATGTAGACGCTGTTTTAATGGAAAAAATTGAAACACGTATCGTAAAACCAACAATCGAAGGTTTCCAAAAAGACGGAATTGAATATAAAGGATTTGTATTTATTGGATTAATCAATGTAAAGGGAGAACCAATCGTTATTGAATACAATGTAAGAATGGGAGATCCTGAAACTGAAGTTGTAGTTCCAAGATTAAAATCTGATTTGGTTGAATTATTTTTATCTGTTGCAGATCAGAAATTAGGAGATTTTAATTTAGAAGTTGATCCAAGAAGTGCTACAACTGTAATGGTTGTTTCTGGCGGATATCCTGAAGATTTCGAAAAAGGAAAAGTTATTTCTGGTTTAGAAAATATTGAAGATTCTATAGTTTTTCACGCAGGTACAAAATTAGATAACGGAAATGTCGTTACTAATGGAGGACGTGTAAT
- a CDS encoding phenylacetate--CoA ligase family protein, which translates to MIRLFDLSLQLNGFPIKKAKAELDKIVHFSEEEYASFLENKKKEIVDFHLKNNTFYAELARNATAENWENLPILNKQNLQKPLEERLSKGYSRKNIYLNKTSGSSGTPFVFAKDKYSHALTWASNMMRFGWFGIDFNHSYQARFYGIPMDFIGYKKERFKDFLTHRFRFPVFDLSDEILEKFLQKFRTKKFDYINGYTSSIVLFAKFLEQNNVILKEICPTLKACFVTSEMLFESDKKLLEKQFGISIISEYGASELDLIAFENPQGEWQVNAETLFVEILDENNNPVPHGTEGKIVITSLFNKANPFIRYEIGDIGILDEKSTPQKPILKKLIGRTNDVAILPSGKKSPGLTFYYVTKSIIEDDGNVKEFIIKQTKIDTFEIEYVAEKALVSEQTQKIKEAIDLYLEPNLNFTFTRKTVLERTNRGKLKQFKSYL; encoded by the coding sequence ATGATTCGTCTTTTTGATCTTTCCCTTCAATTAAATGGTTTTCCGATAAAGAAAGCCAAAGCCGAATTGGATAAAATTGTTCATTTTTCAGAAGAAGAATACGCTTCATTTCTTGAAAATAAAAAGAAGGAAATCGTTGATTTTCATCTTAAAAACAATACCTTTTATGCAGAATTAGCTAGAAATGCAACTGCCGAAAATTGGGAAAATCTGCCGATTTTAAACAAACAAAATCTTCAAAAACCGCTTGAAGAAAGACTTTCCAAGGGATATTCTAGAAAAAACATTTACCTCAACAAAACATCTGGGTCGAGCGGAACTCCCTTTGTTTTTGCAAAAGATAAATATTCTCATGCTTTGACTTGGGCATCCAATATGATGCGATTTGGCTGGTTCGGAATTGATTTTAATCATTCGTATCAGGCGCGTTTTTATGGAATTCCAATGGATTTTATTGGATACAAAAAAGAACGTTTCAAGGATTTCCTGACACATCGTTTTCGTTTTCCTGTTTTTGACTTATCTGATGAAATTCTTGAAAAGTTTCTGCAGAAATTCAGAACCAAAAAGTTCGATTACATCAATGGTTATACAAGTTCGATTGTATTATTTGCCAAATTTTTGGAACAGAATAACGTCATTTTAAAAGAAATCTGTCCAACGCTGAAAGCTTGTTTTGTTACTTCAGAAATGCTTTTTGAGTCTGATAAAAAACTCTTAGAAAAACAGTTCGGCATTTCAATTATTAGTGAATATGGAGCTTCAGAATTGGATTTGATTGCTTTCGAAAATCCGCAAGGAGAATGGCAGGTAAATGCTGAAACCCTTTTCGTAGAAATTTTAGATGAAAACAATAATCCTGTTCCACATGGAACAGAAGGGAAAATTGTGATAACATCACTTTTTAATAAAGCCAATCCTTTTATCCGATATGAAATTGGCGACATCGGAATTTTGGATGAAAAAAGTACGCCACAAAAACCAATTCTAAAAAAACTGATTGGCAGAACAAATGATGTTGCTATTTTACCAAGTGGAAAAAAATCTCCTGGTTTGACATTCTATTATGTAACCAAAAGCATAATCGAAGACGACGGAAATGTTAAAGAATTTATCATCAAGCAAACCAAAATTGATACTTTTGAAATTGAATATGTAGCTGAAAAAGCATTAGTTTCAGAACAAACTCAAAAAATAAAAGAAGCTATCGATTTGTATTTGGAACCCAATTTAAACTTCACATTTACAAGAAAAACTGTTTTAGAAAGAACCAATCGAGGAAAGCTAAAACAATTTAAATCTTATCTATAA